One part of the Nostoc sp. PCC 7120 = FACHB-418 genome encodes these proteins:
- a CDS encoding alpha-hydroxy acid oxidase gives MTAISSPINLFEYEQLAKTHLSQMAFDYYISGAGDEITLQENRAVFERIKLRPRMLVDVSQINLTTSVLGQPLQLPLLIAPMAFQCLAHTEGELATAMAAASAGTGMVLSTLSTKSLEEVAEVGSKFSPSLQWFQLYIHKDRGLTRALVERAYAAGYKALCLTVDAPVLGQRERDRRNEFVLPPGLHLANLTTISGLNIPHAPGESGLFTYFAQQLNPALTWDDLEWLQSLSPLPLVLKGILRGDDAARAVEYGAKAIVVSNHGGRQLDGAIASLDALPEIVAAVNGKAEVLLDGGIRRGTDIIKALAIGAQAVLIGRPVLWGLAVGGQAGVSHVISLLQKELNVAMALIGCSQLQDIDTSFLHL, from the coding sequence ATGACAGCTATATCCAGTCCCATCAACCTATTTGAATATGAACAGTTAGCCAAAACTCATCTATCTCAAATGGCTTTTGACTACTACATTAGTGGGGCTGGAGATGAAATCACATTACAAGAGAATCGCGCAGTCTTTGAACGTATTAAATTGCGTCCACGAATGCTAGTGGATGTTAGCCAAATCAACCTCACTACTTCTGTTTTGGGACAACCTCTGCAATTACCTCTATTAATTGCACCAATGGCGTTTCAATGTTTGGCTCATACGGAAGGCGAACTAGCCACAGCAATGGCGGCTGCATCGGCTGGGACGGGTATGGTTTTGAGTACGTTGTCCACCAAAAGTTTAGAAGAAGTGGCAGAGGTTGGTAGTAAATTTTCTCCTTCTCTACAATGGTTCCAACTTTACATCCACAAAGACCGGGGTTTGACTCGCGCTTTGGTCGAAAGGGCTTATGCAGCAGGTTACAAAGCGTTATGCTTGACTGTGGATGCTCCCGTACTCGGACAACGGGAACGAGATAGACGTAATGAGTTTGTGTTACCTCCAGGGTTGCATTTGGCTAATCTCACAACAATTTCCGGGTTAAATATTCCTCATGCACCAGGAGAATCTGGGTTGTTTACCTATTTTGCTCAACAACTCAACCCGGCTTTAACATGGGATGACTTGGAATGGTTGCAGTCTTTATCTCCCCTACCGTTGGTACTCAAAGGAATTTTGCGCGGTGATGATGCGGCGCGGGCGGTGGAATATGGAGCTAAAGCAATTGTAGTGTCGAATCATGGGGGCAGGCAACTTGATGGAGCGATCGCCTCACTAGATGCCCTCCCTGAAATAGTCGCAGCCGTCAACGGTAAAGCAGAAGTCTTACTAGATGGCGGAATCCGTCGGGGTACAGATATTATCAAAGCCTTAGCAATAGGCGCTCAAGCTGTTCTCATAGGTAGACCAGTTTTATGGGGACTCGCAGTAGGAGGACAAGCAGGCGTATCTCATGTTATCTCTCTACTACAAAAGGAGTTAAATGTGGCAATGGCGCTGATAGGCTGTTCTCAGTTACAAGATATTGATACTAGTTTTCTGCATTTGTAA
- a CDS encoding Txe/YoeB family addiction module toxin: MFQPEFLEDLEFWVETNQRVALKALDLVKETCRDPFKGKGKPEPLKYLDPDTWSRRLTQEHRIVYLVKDDEINFLQARYHY; this comes from the coding sequence GTGTTTCAACCTGAATTTTTAGAAGACTTAGAATTTTGGGTAGAAACTAATCAACGAGTTGCCTTAAAGGCTTTGGATCTTGTCAAAGAGACTTGCCGAGATCCTTTTAAGGGAAAAGGCAAGCCTGAACCTTTAAAATATTTAGATCCTGATACTTGGTCTCGTCGATTAACGCAAGAACATAGAATTGTATACCTTGTTAAAGACGATGAAATAAATTTTTTACAAGCCCGCTATCATTATTAA
- a CDS encoding type II toxin-antitoxin system Phd/YefM family antitoxin — protein MYWIKFESTQRELLILMLSNTYTYTQARDRLSELCDKVTSERDFVVITRRNAENVALIPVDELSSLLETAHLLRSPRNAERLLRALDRAKSGVVESQSLDDIRKELGFDQKEESQKPIKRRSSSNSKAKKNSVST, from the coding sequence ATGTACTGGATTAAATTTGAAAGTACACAAAGGGAGCTTTTAATACTTATGCTTTCTAACACTTACACTTACACACAAGCACGAGATCGTTTGTCTGAATTATGCGACAAGGTTACTTCAGAACGTGATTTTGTAGTTATTACACGTCGGAATGCTGAAAATGTCGCTTTAATACCTGTTGACGAGCTTTCGAGTCTTTTAGAAACTGCTCATCTTTTACGTTCCCCACGTAACGCTGAACGTTTGCTAAGGGCTTTAGATAGAGCTAAATCAGGTGTTGTGGAATCTCAAAGTTTGGATGATATTCGTAAGGAGTTAGGATTTGACCAAAAAGAAGAGTCACAAAAACCAATCAAACGAAGAAGTTCCAGTAACTCCAAAGCAAAGAAAAACAGTGTTTCAACCTGA
- a CDS encoding M48 family metallopeptidase, whose protein sequence is MSLFKSPLIGLKADSFRHPLDLEATTSLKQIPGLDMLVRNLLGPMAEQVFYVENIASSVLVGEKQLPDLHKLLLEACKILDIEPPQLYVRQHPAPNAYTFAMRGKQPFVVLHTSLIDILTPEEIQAVIAHELGHLKCDHSVYLTPVNLLVLAASAVPNIGAFMAQAIQAQLLEWVRCAEFTCDRAALLATQDPKVVMSVLMKLAGGSPTLAPQLNLDAFIDQARAYDDISKNEMGEMVKAARTAQLTHPVPVLRAREIDSWASSQEYQSLLQNHGQKYTSEVAPKGGWRNW, encoded by the coding sequence ATGTCCTTGTTTAAATCTCCGCTCATCGGTTTAAAAGCTGACTCGTTTCGTCATCCACTAGACCTGGAAGCTACTACATCTCTCAAGCAAATACCAGGCTTAGATATGTTGGTACGAAATTTACTAGGGCCAATGGCGGAACAAGTTTTTTATGTGGAAAATATTGCTTCGAGTGTTTTAGTAGGGGAAAAACAACTGCCTGATTTACACAAGCTGTTGTTAGAAGCCTGCAAAATTTTGGATATTGAGCCTCCCCAGTTGTATGTCAGACAGCATCCGGCTCCTAACGCCTACACCTTTGCTATGCGGGGTAAGCAACCTTTTGTGGTGCTGCACACTTCCTTAATTGATATTCTGACCCCAGAGGAAATTCAGGCGGTTATTGCCCATGAATTAGGACATCTCAAGTGTGACCACAGTGTTTATCTGACACCTGTAAATTTATTAGTATTAGCCGCCTCAGCAGTCCCCAATATTGGGGCTTTTATGGCTCAAGCTATCCAGGCACAACTTTTAGAATGGGTACGCTGTGCTGAGTTTACCTGCGATCGCGCCGCATTACTAGCTACCCAAGACCCAAAAGTAGTGATGTCAGTTTTAATGAAGCTCGCTGGAGGTTCCCCCACCCTAGCACCGCAGCTTAATCTGGATGCTTTTATTGACCAGGCTCGTGCTTACGACGATATTAGTAAAAACGAAATGGGGGAAATGGTTAAAGCTGCCCGTACTGCTCAATTAACCCACCCTGTACCAGTCCTTAGAGCCAGAGAAATTGACAGTTGGGCAAGTAGCCAAGAATACCAGTCTTTATTGCAAAATCATGGTCAGAAATACACCAGTGAAGTAGCACCAAAAGGTGGATGGCGCAATTGGTAA
- the murA gene encoding UDP-N-acetylglucosamine 1-carboxyvinyltransferase, whose product MTEADSSVLQIWGGHPLQGHVKISGAKNSALVIMAGALLCSGDCRIRNVPLLADVERMGEVISALGVRLTRQADIIDINASEIKTSKAPYELVTQLRASFFAIGAILARLGVAQMPLPGGCAIGARPVDLHVRGLQAMGAEVQIEHGICNAYVPGSGGRLKGAKIYLDTPSVGATETLMMAATLADGETILENAAREPEVVDLANFCKAMGANIQGAGTSTITIVGVPKLHSVDYSIIPDRIEAGTFLVAGAITRSEITLSSVVPEHLIPLIAKLRDIGVTIIEESPDCLRILPAEILKATDIDTLPHPGFPTDMQAPFMALLTLAEGDSIINESVFENRLRHASELNRLGADIRVKGNTAFVRGVPLLSGAPVIGTDLRASAALVIAGLAAEGKTTIQGLHHLDRGYDQIDVKLQQLGAKILRVREEPANAEVAVNNNVSPASIST is encoded by the coding sequence GTGACAGAAGCAGACTCCTCAGTCTTGCAAATTTGGGGTGGGCATCCCTTACAGGGTCATGTCAAAATTAGCGGGGCAAAAAATTCAGCATTGGTAATCATGGCTGGAGCCTTGCTTTGTTCTGGAGATTGCCGAATTCGTAACGTTCCCTTATTGGCGGACGTGGAGCGAATGGGTGAAGTAATATCGGCATTAGGTGTACGCTTGACACGACAAGCAGACATCATAGACATCAATGCCAGCGAAATTAAGACATCAAAAGCTCCCTATGAGCTAGTTACCCAGTTACGAGCGAGCTTCTTTGCCATTGGAGCCATCTTGGCAAGGCTAGGCGTAGCACAAATGCCATTACCCGGTGGTTGTGCCATTGGAGCCAGACCCGTTGATTTGCACGTCCGAGGACTGCAAGCAATGGGTGCAGAAGTGCAGATTGAACATGGCATTTGTAACGCCTATGTTCCTGGTAGCGGTGGTAGGTTGAAAGGAGCCAAAATTTACCTCGACACTCCCAGCGTGGGAGCGACAGAAACTTTAATGATGGCTGCTACCCTCGCCGATGGCGAAACCATCTTAGAAAACGCTGCGCGAGAACCGGAAGTAGTCGATTTGGCTAATTTCTGTAAGGCAATGGGAGCAAATATTCAGGGTGCTGGCACTAGTACAATTACTATCGTTGGTGTTCCTAAATTACACTCTGTTGACTACAGTATTATTCCTGATCGCATCGAGGCTGGAACCTTCCTCGTTGCTGGAGCTATCACCCGTTCCGAAATTACCCTTTCCTCAGTAGTACCAGAGCATTTAATCCCGTTAATTGCCAAGTTGCGGGATATTGGCGTAACCATCATAGAGGAAAGTCCAGATTGCTTACGCATTCTTCCTGCCGAAATCCTCAAGGCTACAGATATTGATACCTTGCCCCATCCTGGGTTTCCCACGGATATGCAGGCACCATTTATGGCCTTGTTAACTTTGGCAGAAGGCGACAGCATTATTAACGAATCAGTATTTGAAAATCGCTTGCGCCATGCCTCAGAGCTAAATCGCTTAGGGGCAGATATTCGGGTGAAAGGCAACACTGCTTTTGTACGAGGAGTGCCACTTTTATCCGGTGCGCCAGTCATCGGTACCGACTTACGCGCATCAGCCGCGTTAGTCATAGCCGGATTAGCAGCCGAGGGTAAAACAACCATTCAGGGCTTACATCATCTTGATCGGGGCTACGATCAAATTGATGTAAAGTTGCAACAATTGGGAGCTAAAATCCTCCGAGTACGGGAGGAGCCAGCAAATGCCGAAGTAGCCGTTAATAACAATGTGTCGCCAGCATCGATTTCTACTTAG
- a CDS encoding TrmH family RNA methyltransferase produces the protein MLTSLQNSLVKQIRKLHSTKERHKQGLFLLEGTHLLEEACAMDYPLEVVCCTPEWEANHTALWDDACSRCDRYEIVSEEVLQAIATTVQPDGVVATAKRSEQQSQVPFTGVVLALETIQDPGNLGTIIRTAAAAGASGLLLSQDSVDLDNPKVLRASAGQWFRLATAVSEDLKATVQLCQQAGMQVVATLPTAKLTYWEIDWRKPSLILLGNEGAGLSPDLAAMADQEVKIPLSPGVESLNVAITSALMLYEVQRQLNLQ, from the coding sequence ATGTTAACAAGTTTACAAAATTCATTAGTTAAACAAATCCGCAAGCTGCACTCTACCAAAGAACGGCATAAACAAGGGCTGTTCTTGTTGGAAGGGACGCACTTGTTAGAAGAAGCTTGTGCAATGGATTATCCCCTAGAGGTGGTGTGTTGTACTCCAGAATGGGAGGCAAACCATACAGCTTTGTGGGATGATGCTTGTAGTCGATGCGATCGCTATGAGATAGTCAGTGAAGAAGTATTACAGGCGATCGCTACTACTGTACAACCAGATGGGGTAGTGGCAACGGCGAAGCGCAGCGAACAGCAAAGCCAAGTACCATTTACCGGCGTAGTCCTAGCTTTGGAAACCATCCAAGACCCTGGTAATTTAGGGACAATCATTCGCACGGCGGCGGCGGCTGGTGCATCGGGGTTATTGCTGAGTCAAGATAGTGTAGATTTAGATAACCCCAAGGTTCTAAGGGCTTCGGCTGGACAGTGGTTTCGTCTAGCCACCGCAGTTAGTGAAGATTTAAAAGCAACCGTGCAGCTTTGCCAGCAAGCAGGAATGCAGGTAGTAGCCACCTTACCCACCGCTAAGTTAACTTATTGGGAAATAGACTGGCGCAAACCCAGCTTAATTTTATTAGGCAATGAAGGCGCTGGCTTGTCGCCTGATTTAGCGGCGATGGCAGACCAGGAAGTAAAAATTCCCCTAAGTCCTGGTGTAGAATCTTTGAATGTAGCAATTACATCCGCCTTAATGTTGTACGAAGTACAGCGACAGTTAAACTTGCAATAG
- a CDS encoding diflavin flavoprotein — translation MSDSKPRDVQVLPIATNTKVLRARSWSRLRFEIEYALERGTTSNSYVIEGDKTAIIDPPVESFMKIYLEALQQTVNLKKLDYVILGHFSPNRIPTFKALLELAPQITFVCSLPAAGDLRAAFPDDNLNILPMRGKETLDLGKGHVLKFLPIPSPRWPAGLCTYDVQTQILYTDKIFGAHICGDDVFDDNWESFKEDQRYYFNCLMAPHAIHVEAALEKISDLQVRLYAVGHGPLVRTSLIALTQAYADWSKAQKDREISVALLYASAYGNTATIARAIALGLTKGGVAVKSINCEFATPEEIQTNLEQVDGFLIGSPTIGGHAPTPINTALGIVLKVGDNNKLAGVFGSYGWSGEALDMIEGKLRDAGYRFGLDTLKVKFKPDDVTLKFCEEVGTDFAQTLKKAKKVRVPQQAATPVEQAVGRIVGSVCVITAKQGDVSTGMLGSWVSQATFNPPGLTVAIAKERAIESLMYPGGKFALNILSEGNHLEYMKHFRKNFAPGEDRFANFTTTEADNGCTVLADALAYVECSVDQRLECGDHWVVYATVDNGKLLKPDDVTAINHRKTGNHY, via the coding sequence ATGAGCGATTCCAAGCCCCGTGACGTACAGGTTCTGCCGATTGCTACAAACACGAAAGTTCTGAGAGCGCGTAGTTGGTCACGTTTGCGGTTTGAAATTGAATATGCCTTAGAAAGAGGTACTACCTCTAACTCTTATGTAATTGAAGGTGATAAAACGGCAATTATTGACCCGCCTGTTGAAAGCTTCATGAAAATTTACCTGGAAGCCTTACAACAGACGGTCAATTTGAAAAAATTGGATTACGTCATACTAGGTCATTTCAGCCCTAACCGCATACCGACTTTTAAGGCGCTACTAGAATTGGCTCCGCAGATTACCTTTGTCTGCTCCCTCCCGGCGGCGGGTGATTTACGTGCAGCGTTCCCTGATGACAACTTAAATATTTTACCAATGCGGGGTAAGGAAACCCTGGATTTAGGTAAGGGTCATGTGTTGAAGTTCTTGCCAATTCCTAGCCCTCGGTGGCCGGCTGGACTTTGTACCTACGATGTGCAAACCCAGATTCTCTACACAGATAAGATTTTCGGCGCTCATATCTGTGGCGATGATGTGTTTGATGATAACTGGGAATCTTTCAAAGAAGACCAACGTTATTACTTCAACTGTTTGATGGCTCCCCATGCTATCCATGTGGAAGCAGCATTAGAGAAAATCTCTGATTTACAGGTGCGACTGTATGCTGTCGGTCACGGGCCTCTGGTACGTACCAGTTTAATCGCCCTCACCCAAGCCTATGCAGATTGGAGTAAAGCCCAAAAAGACAGAGAGATTTCTGTTGCCTTACTCTATGCTTCAGCTTACGGTAATACTGCAACTATAGCGCGGGCGATCGCTCTCGGATTAACTAAAGGTGGTGTAGCCGTCAAATCCATCAACTGCGAATTTGCCACCCCGGAAGAAATTCAAACCAACTTAGAACAAGTCGATGGTTTCCTCATCGGTTCCCCTACCATCGGTGGTCATGCACCAACCCCTATTAACACCGCTTTGGGTATTGTCCTCAAGGTTGGTGATAACAACAAACTAGCTGGGGTGTTTGGTTCCTACGGCTGGAGTGGTGAAGCCTTAGACATGATTGAAGGTAAACTACGGGATGCTGGATATCGCTTTGGTTTAGACACCCTGAAGGTGAAATTTAAACCAGACGATGTTACCCTCAAGTTCTGTGAAGAAGTTGGTACAGACTTCGCCCAAACCTTAAAGAAAGCCAAGAAAGTCCGTGTACCCCAACAAGCTGCTACCCCTGTAGAACAAGCTGTTGGTCGCATTGTCGGCTCAGTTTGTGTCATTACCGCCAAACAAGGCGATGTGTCTACAGGAATGCTTGGTTCTTGGGTATCTCAAGCCACCTTCAACCCACCAGGTTTAACTGTCGCCATTGCTAAAGAACGGGCGATTGAATCCCTCATGTATCCCGGTGGTAAGTTTGCCTTAAATATCTTATCCGAAGGCAATCATCTGGAATACATGAAGCATTTCCGCAAAAACTTTGCGCCAGGGGAAGACCGCTTCGCCAACTTCACCACGACAGAAGCAGACAACGGTTGCACAGTCCTCGCTGACGCTTTAGCTTATGTGGAATGCTCGGTTGACCAACGCCTAGAATGTGGCGATCATTGGGTAGTATATGCAACTGTTGACAACGGCAAGTTACTCAAGCCCGATGATGTAACTGCTATTAATCACCGGAAAACTGGCAATCATTATTAA
- a CDS encoding diflavin flavoprotein, whose product MVSMSTTGNAHTENVQHRLTVETVEIAPNTTAIRCLDWDRDRFDIEFGLQNGTTYNSYLIRGEQTVLVDTSHQKFRQLYLETLKGLINPKAIDYIIVSHTEPDHSGLVEDVLQLAPRATVLASKIALQFLEGLVHDPFSKRIVKSGDRIDIGKGHEIEFVSAPNLHWPDTIFSYDRKTEVIYTCDAFGMHFCDNRTFDEDLEAIEADFRFYYDCLMGPNARSLLNAMKRMGDLGKIKIIANGHGPLLYHHLDVLTECYQSWSQRQAKSETTVGLFYVADYGYSNLLVQAIGEGIQKTGVAVEMIDLSTAEIQEIQELAGRAAGLIIGMPPTTSVAAQAGISSLLSVVKDKQAVGLFECFGGDDEPVDTIRRKFIDLGVKEAFPAIRIKDVPGASAYQLCTEAGTDLGQLLTRERNIKQIKSLDVNMEKALGRISNGLYIVTTKKGDVSSAMLASWVSQASLQPLGFTIAVAKDRAIDSLMQVGDRFVLNVLEEGNYQELKKQFLKRLHPGADRFAGVRTQTAKNGSPILTDALAYMECEIQSSLECSDHYILYCTVEDGRVSKPDGLTAVRHRKVGNYY is encoded by the coding sequence ATGGTATCGATGTCTACGACCGGCAACGCCCACACAGAAAATGTTCAGCATCGGCTGACTGTAGAAACTGTAGAAATTGCCCCTAACACTACGGCGATTCGCTGTCTAGACTGGGATCGCGATCGCTTCGATATCGAATTCGGACTGCAAAACGGTACGACTTATAATTCATATCTAATTAGAGGCGAACAAACAGTTTTAGTTGATACTTCTCACCAGAAGTTTCGCCAACTGTATTTAGAAACACTAAAAGGTTTAATCAACCCCAAGGCTATTGATTACATTATTGTCAGTCATACAGAACCAGACCATAGCGGTTTGGTGGAAGATGTGCTGCAATTAGCGCCAAGAGCAACTGTTTTGGCTTCTAAGATTGCTTTGCAATTTTTGGAAGGTTTAGTACATGATCCTTTTTCTAAGCGGATTGTCAAAAGTGGCGATCGCATCGATATTGGTAAAGGTCACGAAATTGAGTTTGTCAGTGCGCCTAACTTACATTGGCCTGATACAATTTTTAGCTACGATCGCAAAACCGAAGTTATCTATACTTGTGATGCTTTTGGGATGCACTTCTGCGACAACCGAACTTTTGATGAAGACTTAGAAGCGATTGAAGCTGATTTCAGATTTTACTACGACTGTCTCATGGGGCCAAATGCGCGATCGCTATTGAACGCGATGAAGCGCATGGGTGATTTGGGCAAAATTAAGATAATCGCTAATGGTCACGGGCCTCTGTTATACCATCATTTGGATGTGTTGACTGAGTGTTACCAGAGCTGGAGCCAAAGACAAGCCAAATCGGAAACCACAGTTGGTTTGTTCTACGTCGCCGACTATGGCTATAGCAACTTACTAGTTCAAGCCATCGGCGAGGGTATCCAAAAAACTGGTGTTGCTGTAGAAATGATCGACCTCAGCACAGCAGAAATTCAAGAAATTCAAGAATTGGCAGGTAGGGCAGCTGGTTTAATTATTGGTATGCCTCCCACAACATCAGTAGCAGCTCAAGCTGGTATTAGTTCCCTGTTATCTGTAGTTAAAGATAAGCAAGCAGTCGGCTTGTTTGAATGCTTCGGTGGTGATGACGAACCCGTTGATACCATCCGCCGCAAATTTATCGACTTGGGTGTGAAAGAAGCTTTTCCCGCGATTCGGATTAAAGACGTTCCTGGCGCATCCGCATACCAATTGTGTACAGAAGCGGGTACAGACTTGGGACAATTGCTGACAAGGGAACGCAACATCAAGCAAATCAAGTCCCTCGATGTCAACATGGAAAAGGCATTGGGACGGATTAGCAACGGTCTGTATATTGTCACGACCAAAAAAGGTGATGTTAGCAGCGCCATGTTAGCTTCCTGGGTATCCCAAGCCAGCTTGCAACCATTGGGCTTTACGATTGCCGTCGCAAAAGACCGGGCTATTGATAGTTTAATGCAGGTAGGCGATCGCTTCGTCCTCAATGTCTTGGAAGAAGGCAATTACCAAGAACTGAAAAAACAATTCCTCAAGCGCCTCCACCCCGGTGCAGACCGCTTTGCTGGGGTGAGAACCCAAACCGCCAAAAACGGCTCCCCCATCCTCACGGACGCTCTAGCATACATGGAATGCGAAATTCAAAGCAGCCTAGAATGCAGCGACCACTATATTTTATACTGCACCGTTGAAGACGGTCGCGTTTCTAAACCTGATGGACTGACCGCAGTTCGTCACCGCAAAGTAGGCAACTATTACTAA
- a CDS encoding ABC transporter ATP-binding protein, protein MTQPLIQLKGVSKSFGNNQVLDNVDLTIYRGEALGIIGPSGTGKSTILRIIAGLITPDAGEIYVQGVKREGLIEDGQDPVGIGMVFQQAALFDSLTVEENVGFLLYQHSQLERSRIRELVAEKLEMVGLRGIGHLYPSELSGGMRKRVSFARAIMSNPDNPAEGPEVLLYDEPTAGLDPIASTVIEDLIRDLQCTHGVCSTYAIVTHQDSTIRRTSDRLVFLYQGQVPWEGTVSDIDSTDDPLINQFVSGSVQGPIQVVG, encoded by the coding sequence ATGACACAACCACTAATTCAACTGAAAGGCGTTTCTAAGTCTTTTGGTAACAATCAGGTTTTAGATAATGTAGATTTGACGATTTATCGAGGTGAAGCTTTAGGGATTATCGGCCCTTCAGGAACTGGTAAATCCACAATCTTACGGATAATAGCAGGCTTAATTACTCCTGATGCTGGGGAAATTTATGTGCAAGGAGTCAAAAGGGAAGGGTTGATTGAGGATGGTCAAGACCCAGTGGGTATTGGTATGGTATTTCAGCAAGCAGCATTATTTGATTCTTTGACTGTAGAAGAGAATGTGGGATTTTTACTTTATCAACATTCCCAGCTAGAGCGATCGCGTATCCGAGAATTAGTCGCAGAAAAACTAGAAATGGTTGGTTTGCGGGGAATCGGTCATCTGTACCCATCAGAACTTTCTGGGGGGATGCGAAAACGGGTAAGTTTTGCCCGCGCCATTATGTCTAACCCCGATAATCCCGCAGAAGGGCCAGAGGTTTTACTTTATGATGAACCCACAGCTGGACTAGACCCCATCGCTTCCACAGTCATAGAAGATTTAATCCGTGATTTGCAATGTACCCATGGAGTTTGTAGTACCTATGCGATCGTCACTCACCAAGATAGTACGATTCGGCGGACATCTGATAGACTGGTGTTTCTTTATCAGGGTCAAGTGCCGTGGGAAGGCACAGTTAGTGATATAGACAGTACCGACGATCCATTAATCAATCAGTTTGTCAGTGGAAGTGTACAAGGGCCAATTCAGGTAGTTGGTTAG
- a CDS encoding MlaD family protein — protein sequence MRDLITNRFTSQRTLREGSVGLLFLLGLGAFGVILLWLNRYTAAGSSYKAVVEFANAGGMQRGATVRYRGVKVGRISQIQPGPNAVEVEIEFAQSNLIIPRDVVIEANQTGLISESIIDITPKSSLPTGQTLPKPLDKNCDNSLIICNNSRLKGQIGISVDALIRSSTDFANTYTNPEFYQRVNRLLETSAQAATSVAALTQDFRGLTKSFQGQLGTFASTANTVQRATNELTVSTTKTVNQFGITADKFGTTATQASRLLSDLNSLLNTNRSSLVSALNNITETSNQLRLTVTNLSPSLNRLTQGELIKNLEALSANAAQASANLRNATESLNDPKNAVLLQQTLDSARLTFENTQKITSDLDELTGDPNFRQNLRQLVNGLSGLVSSTDQIEQQAKLATTLESMKAAADKPNITIPSLATHPSSNAVTIANNQPQVSSQEKLLQQLRDYAEQGSGEDKKQGSREQREELMKTDY from the coding sequence ATGCGAGACTTGATCACCAATCGTTTTACATCGCAACGTACTTTGAGGGAAGGTTCAGTAGGGTTATTATTTCTGCTGGGACTAGGGGCGTTTGGAGTTATTCTGTTGTGGTTGAATAGGTATACGGCTGCTGGTAGTTCTTACAAAGCCGTGGTGGAATTTGCCAATGCAGGGGGTATGCAAAGAGGTGCAACAGTTCGCTATCGTGGCGTGAAGGTGGGCAGGATTTCTCAAATTCAACCAGGGCCAAATGCTGTAGAAGTGGAAATTGAATTTGCTCAATCTAACCTGATTATTCCCCGCGATGTGGTGATAGAAGCTAATCAGACTGGATTGATTAGTGAAAGTATTATCGATATCACACCCAAGTCATCACTACCCACTGGGCAAACTCTCCCTAAACCTCTAGACAAGAATTGTGATAACAGCCTTATCATTTGTAATAATTCTCGGTTAAAGGGGCAAATAGGTATAAGTGTTGATGCGCTGATTCGTAGCAGTACTGACTTTGCTAATACATACACTAACCCCGAATTTTATCAAAGGGTGAATAGACTCCTGGAAACCTCAGCCCAAGCCGCCACCAGTGTAGCCGCACTCACCCAAGATTTTCGTGGTTTGACAAAAAGTTTTCAAGGACAGTTAGGTACTTTTGCTTCTACCGCCAATACTGTACAACGAGCCACTAATGAACTAACTGTTTCTACCACTAAAACCGTCAATCAGTTCGGTATCACAGCAGATAAATTTGGCACGACGGCAACTCAAGCGAGTCGTTTATTGAGTGATTTGAATAGTTTGTTAAATACCAATCGCTCCAGCTTGGTCAGCGCTTTGAATAATATTACAGAAACTAGCAATCAACTACGCTTGACTGTGACAAATTTATCACCAAGTCTGAATCGCTTAACTCAAGGAGAGTTAATTAAAAACTTAGAAGCTCTATCTGCAAATGCTGCTCAAGCCTCGGCTAATTTGCGAAATGCAACTGAAAGTTTAAATGATCCGAAAAATGCAGTGTTGCTGCAACAGACTTTAGATTCAGCCAGGTTAACTTTTGAAAATACCCAAAAAATTACATCTGATTTAGATGAATTGACCGGTGATCCGAATTTTCGGCAAAATCTCAGGCAATTGGTGAACGGCTTGAGTGGTTTGGTGTCCTCTACAGACCAAATAGAACAGCAAGCAAAGTTAGCTACTACCCTAGAGTCGATGAAAGCCGCCGCCGACAAACCTAATATTACAATTCCCTCTCTTGCTACTCACCCATCATCTAATGCTGTGACAATTGCGAATAATCAGCCGCAAGTATCATCTCAGGAAAAATTATTGCAGCAGCTACGGGACTATGCAGAACAGGGGAGTGGGGAGGATAAGAAGCAGGGGAGCAGGGAGCAGAGAGAAGAACTAATGAAAACTGACTATTGA